From Longimicrobiales bacterium:
GATCTGCCTAGCGACGCTTGCCCGGCCTTGCCCGGATCTGGACCATGCCACCCTCGTACGTGTGGTGGCCCGTGATCTCCAGCGGGTACCGTTTCCCGATCCCGGCAAAGAGCGGGTGTCCCGCACCCAGCGCGATCGGCGCGAGGGTGAGGGTGATGTCGTCCAGGAGGTCCGCGTCGGCAGCCTGCCGGATGAGGTCACCGCCGTCGATGTAGACGTCCTTCCCGCGCGCGGCTTTCTTCGCCTCCGCCACCATCTCCTCGATCGACCCGGACACCGCGCGCACGGTCTTCCGGACACCCTCACCCAGTTCACGATGTGTCGCCACCAGAACGGGGCGCTTCCCGTAGCCCCACCACTCCATTCCGCGGACTACGTCAAACGTCCCGCGCCCCATCAGAACAGCACCTACGTCGGCAATGAAGCTGTCGAACGTGAGTGCTTCGGGATCCGTATCGCCGCCGGTATTGGCCGCATCGGGACCCGTGAGCCAGCTCAGATCGTCACCGGGTCCGGCGATGAAGCCGTCGAGAGAACTCGCGATGTAGACGCGGACGCGGGATGGCGGCAAATCGGGCGACGCAGTCATGACAGCTCCTCGATTGTGGTCCGATCACTGCCAATAATACGTCCCGGCCACGTCCTGTTCCACGGCATATGGGGCCGCTTGGAATGTAGGAGCGGCCCCACTGCGTGGGCCGCGGCATGTGGGCCGCTCGGAACGTAGCAATGGCCCCACTGCGTGGGCCGCGGCATGTGGGGCCGCTCGAACGTAGTAATGGCCCCACGGCGTGCGCCGCGTCGGGCGGAGCACGGTTGACGTACCGGGGCGACGGTGGATTGCCCCGCCGTAGCGGATTGAGTAGCCGGGTACACTTCGACGTCGGCACGGGCTGTGATGCTGTCACCGCGACGGAGCGGGTAGGGTTGGGGTACGATTGACGTCGACGGGCGCGCACCTGAAGCCAGGACTGTATCCTCTGCGCGAACCTCGCGTCCCGACACGGCCTCACGCGGTGACGAATCCTGGTGCCGCCGGAGGTAGAGGCGACGCGCCGGCTCAGTCGCGCAGCACGTGCATCGGCTCGAACCGGCTCGCGCGCACGGCCGGGATCAGCACGGCAGCCGCGGCCGCCGTGAGTACCACGAGCGTCACGCCGGCGATGGTCACTGGATCGTGCGGCTCTACACCGTACAGCATGCCGCTGACGAGGCGGGCGATCCCGAGCGCGGCGATGATGCCGAGCACGGCACCGGTTGCTGCCAGCTTCATCCCGTCGCCGAGCACCATTCGCAGTACGTGCGCGCGGCGCGCACCGAGCGCGAGGCGCAGCGACAGCTCGCGACTGCGCTGCGTGACCGCATACGACAGCACGCCGTAAATACCGATGAGGGCGAGGACCAGAGCTACGCCGCCGAATATGGCGAGCAGCCGCGCTGACAGTCGCTCTGCTGCGAGCGTGTCGGACACGAGCGTGCGCACGGTTGCAACGTCGCTCAGCGGCACTGTTGCATCGATCTCCCGCAGTGCGCTGCGCAGCGTCGGCACGATATTCATTCCAGCCCCACTGTTCATAACGATGAATGCACTCAGCGGCGGCTCCTGCGCGAGCGGCGTGTATACCGTCGGCTGAGCCTCGCCGGCCAGCTCGCCGTCGAGCACCGCGCCGACCACACCGATCACTACCATCATCTCGTTCAGCCAGGGTCGCCCGAGCCGCCGTCCGACCGGATTCTCGCCAGGCCAGAACTCGCGTGCTGCCGCTTCGTCGACAATCGCCATCCTGATCCCGTCCGGCGCTGCATCCGCACGCGTGAACAGGCTGCCCCGACGCAGCGGAATGCCCAGTGCTTCGAACATCCCGGGCGTGACACGACGATGCACGAACATCGGCAGGTTGTTCGGGTCCTGCGTTACATGCTCCACGGACATCGCACTGAGCTGCACATGCCCGCTGAAGGGGAGCTGGCTCGTCACGGCGACGGACTGCATGCCCGGTACGGCGCTCATGCGCGACAGCAGCCGCTCGTACAACGCATTACGCTCGGCGGGTGCATTGTACTGCGCAGCCGGCAGATCGACGCGTGCGGTGACGACCTCGGTGCGTGCAATGCCCGTATCCGTGCGCTGCAATGCCAGCAGACTGCGCCCGACGAGGCCCGCACCGGTGACGAGCAGCACCGCCAGCGTGACCTGCGCCACGACCAGCCCGCCGGACAGGCGACGTCCGGCCCGGTCGCCGAGCGCGCGACCCCCCTCGCGCAGTGAGCTCTCCAGATCGAAGCGCATCGCGCGGCGCGCGGGCAGCACACCCAGCAGCAAGCCGACTGCGAACGTGATCGCGAGACTGGCGGCCAGCACGCGCAGGTCGACGCCGACCTCCGCCAGGCGCGGCAGGTCAGCCGGCAGAACGGTCCGGAGTGCGCGTACGGCAATCGCCGCGAAGGCCACGCCGGCCGCCCCTCCCGCGCACGCGAGTACCAGTGATTCCGTCAGGAGCTGGCGGACGATACGGCCGCTGCTCGCGCCGAGGGCTGTGCGCAGAGCCAGCTCGCGCGTACGGCCGAGGCCGCGCGCCAGCACCAGGTTCGCGACGTTCG
This genomic window contains:
- a CDS encoding dihydrofolate reductase family protein — translated: MTASPDLPPSRVRVYIASSLDGFIAGPGDDLSWLTGPDAANTGGDTDPEALTFDSFIADVGAVLMGRGTFDVVRGMEWWGYGKRPVLVATHRELGEGVRKTVRAVSGSIEEMVAEAKKAARGKDVYIDGGDLIRQAADADLLDDITLTLAPIALGAGHPLFAGIGKRYPLEITGHHTYEGGMVQIRARPGKRR
- a CDS encoding ABC transporter permease, coding for MMSDDLERTTRHSRRGILHERYPDARMLHGLREDVRFALRSLRRTPGYAAIVVLTLGLGIGAATSTQAVIDPLLLRPLTFDDPDRLVTLDSGLLPGEYDIIGRNTRAFARLSLMNANVVFGLSGAGEAERVSGATVTPDFFTTLGVRPVLGTLPDASATETAVLSYDLWQLRFGGAQDVIGRTERIDGRPVAVSAVMPRGFSYPARTQLWLAAPLDAANVGAFWGMGGHRMVGRLRPGASGAQAQAEIRALSAEMSAANPLWTPAVDYRAEVGVVSLHEALVGDVRRALLLLGAAVGLLLLIACSNVANLVLARGLGRTRELALRTALGASSGRIVRQLLTESLVLACAGGAAGVAFAAIAVRALRTVLPADLPRLAEVGVDLRVLAASLAITFAVGLLLGVLPARRAMRFDLESSLREGGRALGDRAGRRLSGGLVVAQVTLAVLLVTGAGLVGRSLLALQRTDTGIARTEVVTARVDLPAAQYNAPAERNALYERLLSRMSAVPGMQSVAVTSQLPFSGHVQLSAMSVEHVTQDPNNLPMFVHRRVTPGMFEALGIPLRRGSLFTRADAAPDGIRMAIVDEAAAREFWPGENPVGRRLGRPWLNEMMVVIGVVGAVLDGELAGEAQPTVYTPLAQEPPLSAFIVMNSGAGMNIVPTLRSALREIDATVPLSDVATVRTLVSDTLAAERLSARLLAIFGGVALVLALIGIYGVLSYAVTQRSRELSLRLALGARRAHVLRMVLGDGMKLAATGAVLGIIAALGIARLVSGMLYGVEPHDPVTIAGVTLVVLTAAAAAVLIPAVRASRFEPMHVLRD